The following proteins come from a genomic window of Thiothrix unzii:
- the recA gene encoding recombinase RecA, which translates to MDENKKKALAAALGQIERQFGKGAVMRMGDSSAARDIEVISTGSLGLDIALGIGGLPKGRVVEIYGPESSGKTTLTLQVIAECQKMGGTAAFVDAEHALDPIYAQKLGVNVDDLLVSQPDNGEQALEIADMLVRSNAVDIVVVDSVAALTPKAEIEGDMGDSHVGLQARLMSQALRKLTGNIKRSNTLVIFINQIRMKIGVMFGNPETTTGGNALKFYASVRLDIRRIGAIKKGEEITGSETRVKVVKNKVAPPFKQAEFEILYGEGISREGELVDLGVKQGLVGKAGAWYSYKGEKIGQGKDNARNYLKEHPAAAAEIEKAIREACMNAPGFAATVTEEADSDAGLDDVV; encoded by the coding sequence ATGGACGAGAACAAAAAGAAAGCCCTCGCCGCCGCCCTAGGCCAGATTGAACGTCAGTTTGGTAAAGGCGCGGTGATGCGCATGGGCGACTCCAGTGCTGCCCGCGACATCGAAGTGATTTCCACTGGCTCGTTGGGGTTGGACATTGCCCTCGGCATCGGCGGTTTGCCTAAGGGACGTGTCGTCGAAATTTACGGCCCGGAATCTTCCGGTAAAACCACCCTGACGCTGCAAGTGATTGCCGAATGCCAAAAAATGGGCGGCACGGCGGCTTTCGTCGATGCGGAACACGCACTCGATCCGATTTACGCGCAAAAACTCGGCGTTAACGTTGACGATTTGCTGGTTTCCCAGCCAGACAACGGCGAACAAGCCTTGGAAATTGCCGATATGCTGGTGCGCTCCAACGCGGTTGACATCGTGGTGGTAGACTCGGTAGCAGCATTGACCCCCAAAGCGGAAATCGAAGGCGATATGGGCGATTCCCACGTCGGCTTGCAAGCACGGTTAATGTCACAAGCCCTGCGCAAACTCACCGGTAATATCAAGCGTTCCAACACCTTGGTGATTTTTATCAATCAGATTCGGATGAAAATCGGCGTGATGTTCGGCAACCCGGAAACTACCACGGGCGGTAACGCGCTGAAATTCTACGCTTCCGTGCGTCTCGACATTCGCCGCATTGGTGCGATTAAGAAGGGTGAAGAAATCACTGGCTCTGAAACTCGCGTCAAAGTGGTTAAGAACAAGGTTGCGCCACCGTTTAAACAAGCCGAATTTGAAATTCTGTATGGCGAAGGTATTTCCCGCGAAGGTGAATTGGTTGACCTCGGTGTCAAGCAAGGGCTGGTCGGCAAAGCTGGCGCATGGTACAGCTATAAAGGTGAAAAAATCGGTCAAGGCAAGGATAATGCCCGCAATTACCTGAAAGAGCATCCGGCTGCGGCGGCTGAAATTGAAAAAGCTATCCGCGAAGCTTGCATGAATGCGCCCGGTTTTGCTGCCACTGTTACCGAAGAAGCCGACAGCGATGCCGGTCTTGACGACGTGGTGTAA